Genomic DNA from Nonomuraea rubra:
TGGGCTCCTCGACGAGGTGCTGGAAGACGTACCCGTGCGAGACCCGCAGCCCGGTGAACCCCTGGGCCGCCAGCTCCTCCTGCACGGCCGAGGCGGCGGCGGAGCCGACGAAGAGGGCGAGGGTGCCGAGGTCGAGGTCGCGCGGTTCCACTGGCATGGAGACATCCTGCCCTTGACAACCACGGTTGCACAACTACGGTTGTATACATGCATCCCAACCTCGACCTCGCCCTCCGCTACCACCAGGCGGTCTCCGACGGCGCGAGCCCCGAGCCCTACCTCCACCCCGACGTCGTCCACCACGAGCTGCCCAACCTGCTCTTCCCCGACGGCGTGGTCCGCGACCTCGACGGCCTGCGCGCGGCGGCGGAACGCGGCGCCGAGGTGGTCAGCGAGCAGCACTTCGAGGTGCGAAACGCGGTCGCGTCAGGCGACCAGGTCGCCCTGGAGGTCCTGTGGACCGGCACCCTCGCCGTCCCCCTGCGCGACCTCCCGGTGGGCCACGTGCTCCGCGCCCACGTCGGGGTCTTCCTGGAGTTCCGCGACGGCCGCATCGTGGCCCAGCGCAACTACGACTGCTACGAGCGCCTGACCGCCTCTCACTGACCGGCCAGGCCGGTGTGCGCCACCCCCCGTACGATCTGCCGCTGGAACATCACGAACACGACCAGCAGCGGCAGCCCGGCCAGCACCACCGAGGCCATGATCTGCGCGTACCGCAGCCCG
This window encodes:
- a CDS encoding nuclear transport factor 2 family protein gives rise to the protein MHPNLDLALRYHQAVSDGASPEPYLHPDVVHHELPNLLFPDGVVRDLDGLRAAAERGAEVVSEQHFEVRNAVASGDQVALEVLWTGTLAVPLRDLPVGHVLRAHVGVFLEFRDGRIVAQRNYDCYERLTASH